Proteins from a single region of Rhodovibrio salinarum DSM 9154:
- a CDS encoding GFA family protein, whose translation MSTHHASCLCGSVHCDVEIDSPEIHCCHCKMCRRWGGGPAFVVTLAKAPQFSDASALKIYRSSEWAERLFCRHCGTSVLWRSLDGTFQALPVALLDDAPDLPFTTEVFIDDKPDYYTFAGTRTCLTGAQAIAAFTETPDKTPEA comes from the coding sequence ATGTCGACCCATCATGCAAGCTGCTTGTGCGGATCGGTGCATTGCGATGTCGAGATCGACTCCCCGGAAATCCATTGCTGCCATTGCAAGATGTGCCGGCGCTGGGGCGGGGGGCCGGCGTTTGTGGTGACCCTCGCCAAGGCCCCACAGTTTAGCGACGCCAGCGCGCTCAAGATCTATCGTTCGTCCGAGTGGGCCGAGCGCCTTTTCTGCAGGCACTGCGGCACCTCGGTCCTGTGGCGCAGCCTCGACGGCACCTTCCAGGCGCTCCCGGTTGCGCTGCTCGACGACGCGCCGGACCTGCCGTTCACCACCGAAGTTTTCATCGACGACAAGCCGGACTACTACACGTTCGCCGGGACGCGCACCTGCCTGACCGGCGCGCAGGCCATCGCGGCGTTCACCGAAACGCCGGACAAGACGCCCGAGGCGTAA